The following coding sequences are from one Sylvia atricapilla isolate bSylAtr1 chromosome 15, bSylAtr1.pri, whole genome shotgun sequence window:
- the METTL22 gene encoding LOW QUALITY PROTEIN: methyltransferase-like protein 22 (The sequence of the model RefSeq protein was modified relative to this genomic sequence to represent the inferred CDS: inserted 2 bases in 1 codon) yields MSNLSCGGAHTITPAQKRCPEVPLVSKTSWIPVNGREWNPFVAALPKGLXEHCRCSSHQRPVADVAEKEMDNPTFRSDTVLSDVHLHCPSKRHLMVRLNAVGQPVFLSYFKLLWSTEDLASGKHAREITTGGEHQCRSGDELCDKGGSNVKKGELNNEGVEALLDDDGDLEVVRRPRSASDLQAEDLLRDIVCPVILMKGKEDAFEDEEQECTCSDVIKIEHTMATPLEDVGKQVWRAAFLLADYILFKRDTFRCCSVLELGGGTGITSIIMGTVAKRVYCTDVGEDLLAMCEQNVALNKHLMESGGGEIKVKELDWLKDEFCTDPEAPYSWSEEEIADLLDHCSVIMAADVFYDDDLTDALFRTVYRITHNLRNSCTVYLALEKRLNFTLRHMDVTCEAYSHFRNTLNDLENLQDGKMKYTVEPVKLDFCQFLVYERIEQLELWKIVAEHLT; encoded by the exons ATGAGTAACTTGTCCTGTGGTGGAGCTCACACGATCACACCTGCTCAGAAACGATGTCCTGAGGTTCCCTTGGTGAGCAAAACTTCCTGGATACCTGTAAATGGCAGAGAATGGAATCCCTTTGTGGCAGCACTGCCTAAGGGACT TGAGCACTGCAGATGTTCCTCTCACCAGCGCCCCGTGGCAGATGTGGCAGAGAAGGAGATGGATAACCCCACGTTTAGAAGTGACACTGTGCTGTCTGATGTCCACTTGCACTGCCCAAGCAAAAGACACCTCATGGTTCGACTGAATGCAGTTGGACAGCCAG TATTCCTGTCATATTTCAAACTCCTTTGGAGCACAGAAGATTTGGCATCTGGGAAACACGCCAGAGAAATCACCACAGGAGGAGAACACCAGTGCAGAAGTGGAGATGAACTGTGTGACAAAGGAGGGAGTAAtgtgaaaaaaggagaattaaatAATGAAGGAGTAGAAGCTCTGCTGGATGATGATGGAGACTTGGAAGTGGTCAGAAGGCCTCGAAGTGCCTCTGATTTGCAAGCAGAGGATCTTTTGAGGGATATAGTGTGCCCTGTGATTCTgatgaaagggaaagaagatgCTTTTGAAGATGAAGAGCAGGAGTGCACTTGCAGTGATGTTATTAAAATAG AGCACACTATGGCAACCCCCTTAGAAGACGTTGGTAAACAA GTCTGGCGTGCTGCCTTCCTTCTGGCTGATTACATTCTCTTTAAAAGGGACACGTTCAGGTgttgctctgtgctggagcttggaggtggcactgggattACCAGCATCATCATGGGAACAGTTGCCAAAAGAGTTTATTGCACAG ATGTTGGTGAAGATCTTCTGGCCATGTGTGAACAAAATGTTGCATTAAACAAACACCTGATGGAGTCAGGAG gaggggaaataaaagtgaaagaaCTGGATTGGCTGAAAGATGAATTCTGCACTG ATCCTGAAGCTCCTTATAGCTGGTCTGAAGAAGAGATTGCTGATCTGCTTGATCACTGTTCTGTGATAATGGCAGCTGATG tGTTCTATGATGATGACCTGACAGATGCCTTGTTCAGGACTGTGTATAGAATCACACACAACTTGAGAAATTCTTGCACAGTTTACTTAGCACTGGAAAAGAG GCTGAACTTCACTTTAAGACATATGGATGTTACATGTGAAGCCTACAGCCACTTTAGAAATACTCTGAATGATTTGGAGAATCTTCaagatggaaaaatgaaatacacaGTGGAGCCCGTGAAGCTCGATTTCTGCCAGTTCCTTGTTTATGAGCGAATAGAGCAGTTG gaattgTGGAAGATTGTGGCTGAACACCTAACATGA